In Candidatus Methanomethylicota archaeon, the genomic stretch TTAAATTGTCATTGAATGCTCGTATCCCAAGAGGATTATGATATTTTGGTTTAGAAGGTAAGCAGTTTACTAATTGCATAAATTCAAACTTTCCAAAGCCCCATTTATTACGTGATGAAGGGTAAAGTTGATAAAGTAGGTTCATAGAAATATTTACGCCATGGGAAACCCGACCACCACAAATGAAATACATGTGAAGGTTAAATTCACATCATATCTTAGAGATTTGATTGGTAGGAATGATGCTGTTATAAAGATGAAAAGTGGGGTAAGTGTTGATGATTTGATGAAGATTCTTTGGGAGAAGTGGCCTATAATAGGGAAGATGGATATGCATGGTGAAGGCCCAATAGTAATACTTTTGAATGGTAAGCCTGTTGGGAGAAGTGTAAAGTTGAATGATGGTGATGAAGTAGAGTTGATACCGCCAGCAACTGGAGGATGAAAAGTGTTTTAAGTTGTTTGGTGAACTAATTCATGAGGATATTATGGAGAAAGTTGTACACTACACTAAAGTTGAAAGTGAATTCGTGAAGGCTGAGGGAGCACGTGAAACATATGTTAGGTGGCTAATAACGGACAAAGATGGTGCACCAAACTTTGCCATGAGATTATTTGAAGTAAAGCCTGGCGGAAATTCACCATACCATGAACACCCATATGAACATGAAATATTCATACTAGATGGAGATGGAAAGGTAATTATAGATGGAAGAGAATACATGGTTTCAAGGGGGTTTGCAATATACATACCTCCAAATGCAAAACACACAATAATCAACAATGGAAAGAGCGATTTGAAATTCCTATGCATGATACCATTAACCACTAAAGGGAAATAAATGTAAAATGAGAATTAAATAAAATTAATAAATTGAAATCATCATACCTATTTTTGAGTAGTGAGTTTATGGGTGGAATACTATTTATTGGAACTGGAAGTGCAGGTGAAAGGATACTTTCAATAGCATATGCAACCTTCAAGAATCTGCGATCAAAAGAGAATTACTTTGTTGCAGTAAACACTAGCAAGAAGGATCATGAGAGAGTTCAATCATACTTTGAGGAGAGGGGGATAAAGGATCACCCAAACTTCCTATTTGAAACCATTGGTGAAGAAACTTTAAGCGGTTATGGTGCTGGGAAAGACCCTAAACTTGGGCAAAGCGCATATGAAACTGATAAGGAGAAACTTCTAAAGAGGCTGAAAAGCCTACATAAGAAGGAGAACTTCAAAATAGCGATAACACTATCAAGCCTAGGTGGAGGATGTGGAACTATGGTTGCAGGGGAATTGTCAAGTGATGTGAGGGATGAAATTGGAATAAGAGTTGTACCCATATGCACAATACCATTCAGAAGGGAGGGAGACCTACTCGTTGGAAACGCCATACTTGGCTTAAGGAATCTACTTGATAAGGGGTTAAATCCATTAATTTTCGATAATGAGTTGATGATGAGATTTAGCCAAACAGTGGGGGAGGGGGTTGATAGAGCCAACATAATAATTACATCCCTAGTATCAAGCTTAGTGGACCTTGTGGAGTATGGTGGATTCTCAAACCCCCCAATAGACATAATAGATATAACTAGACTGATAATACCACAATGCGGATTCTTCACAGTAGCATACCTAGATAACCTAAGAGATTTCAAGAAGAAGTGGAAGGATCTATTTGAATTCAACAAATCACTGGTTTCACAACCAATAACACAAACAAACTGCTTCATAATGTTTAAAGCCAGAAGCTTCCCACATGAATTGGTGGAAGATGCACTCTCCTACCTTAGAACAAAGTATAGTGCAAAGGAGATAATACCAACAACCATAGAGGATAAAAGCTTCTCAGGATACACAATAGCAGCAATGGTTTGGGGGATGTCCATAGAAGGTATAAAGCCACCACTGAAAACTAAAAGACCATTAAGTGAAGAGATTAGGAAAATGTTCAAAATATAAAATCAAACAAACCCATTTTTTACATGTACAGCCTCCATTTAAATGAATTCGGAAAGTAAACGTTTATCTGAAATTTTTGGGAGCTTACTTGAAGCATTAACAACACCTGATGGGGAATAATCAACATATCCAAGGGAGATAAGCTTCTTTAAAACAGCTTCAGGATTTGATACCCCCATTTCAGATAAGTCTCTAAGAAACCTTATAACACCAACACTATGATACTTATTCAAATACTCCACAGACCTCTTCAAATCAGCATCCTTCATCCAATCCAAATCCATCCTCGCAGCAGGTTTCTCCACAGAAGCCTCCATGGTAGCAGGCTTCCCGGAAACCTCAACCTTTGTAGAGCTAACGCTCATGCTTGGTTTAGATGAAATAATCCTTGGAACTTGAAAACTGCAGAGTACATCTTCAACTTCCATAAACCCCTCCGGAGCTGAAATCTCACCACTCTTCAAAAGATCATTTAAAATGGCGGTTAAAGTGGCTAAACCTATACCTTCACCCTTAGCCCAAACCCTCAAATCATCAAATGAAATCTCACCAACACCCCTAATATAACTACGAACTTTATCCAATAGCATCTTATAATATCCGCCAATAGACAAAAACATCCCCCTAAACTCAAAGTAACTATTTATAGTATTCGAATATAAAGTTATATCTAGAGGGAAATGCCAAGAAGACTTGGTGAAAAGGAGAGGAAAACTGGATACATGTACTTCAACATAGAAAACGTGAAAACAAACATGAGTTTAGATGAAATCCTAGAAATAATTTTCAGTAGAGGTGAAGAATACAGGAAGATAGCCAAAGAAATATTGGAAGGAATTAAGGAGATAGCAATAAAGGAGGATAGAAAGACCATGACTATAAATTCAGAGGAGATGTCGAAGATTATAAATGAGAAGTTGGGGTCTAGGAGGAAGAGCATGGCATATAGGGTATTATCAGAATTCCTAATACCCATGGGATTAATATCATATAGACGTGAAGATGGAACATACACACTATCACAAGACTTCAAAAATGCACTCATCAGAATAGGAACAGCATATGTAAGGTGGATGAAGAGGTAATGGAATTCGGGAAGATAATAGATAAAATAATTGATAAGAGGGATAAATTCAATGTGGTAGCATTACACGACTACTTCATAGACCACTTCATATACGTGGAAACAGACATAAACAATCTAATAGGGGAAATAGTTGAAACAGCTACACGTGGTGGAGGGAACATATTCAAGAATGTGCAGAGCATAATGAGAGGAGGATGCGCAGCAAACTTCTCAGCAGCCATAGCTAAACTAGGGGGGAAAGTGAAACTGATAACTTGTGCAAACAACGTTGGATTGGAGATACTTAAGAGGGATGCAATGGGGGTAGAT encodes the following:
- a CDS encoding MoaD/ThiS family protein, with the protein product MGNPTTTNEIHVKVKFTSYLRDLIGRNDAVIKMKSGVSVDDLMKILWEKWPIIGKMDMHGEGPIVILLNGKPVGRSVKLNDGDEVELIPPATGG
- a CDS encoding cupin domain-containing protein, which translates into the protein MFGELIHEDIMEKVVHYTKVESEFVKAEGARETYVRWLITDKDGAPNFAMRLFEVKPGGNSPYHEHPYEHEIFILDGDGKVIIDGREYMVSRGFAIYIPPNAKHTIINNGKSDLKFLCMIPLTTKGK